The DNA region CTATATAGATCGAAATGGTATATAGTTGTTAGCTTACATTTATATGTTTGTAATATATTGAAGGTTGGACTTGTTACACTGTTTTTTAAGCCAGCTAATTCTGCAAAGTGTTTTACCAGGGTGGTCTTACCGCTTCCCAACTCCCCATATAATAGATTTTTTTTATCTATTATTCTGTTAAATAACTTTGATACTATCTTTTTTGTATCCTCTATATTCTCGCTGATATAGTGTAATTTCATTTAGTATAACCCATAGATTATTAATTATATCTTTTGTTAATATAGTATTTTCATTATATTTACTACTTAAATATTTTGCAGTTTTACCCATTATAAAGGTTGAAAGGATAGCTGAATCTTTAAGAGAATACCCTTGGCTAATAAAACCAGCTATCATGCCTGTAAGACAGTCTCCAGATCCTCCTTTTGAAAGTGAAGGGCTTCCCTCTATATTTATATAACATGTGCCATCAGGTGTTGCAATTAAAGTATCTGCGCTTTTTAAAACTAAAATTAGTTGGTATCTTGTTGCAAAATCTTGGGCTAATTCTACTTTATTTGAAAGGATATTATCCTTTGTTTTTTTAATTAGCCTTGAGAATTCACCAATATGGGGGGTTAAAATAGCTCTATTTCTTAAATATCCGTCTTTCAATATCTCTTTATCTAGCAAATTTAAACCATCTGCATCAATTACCAATGGTTTATTGCTATTTTTAATTATTTCTTTTACAAAATTGCCAGTATTTTCATTTCTACCAATACCTGGCCCAATTGCAACAACACTTTTATCACTTATAAAGTTTATAACCTCTTGAGCTTCTTCTTTAGTGAAGTAATCTTTATTACCAACTGGGAAAGACATTTGTTCTATCAAAGTAGATTTAATTATTTTATTTAGTTTTTTTGGAATAACACATGTTGTCAATCCTGCACCAATTCTTGAGGCTGACATACTTGCAAGTATTGCAGCTCCTGTTTTACCGAGTGAGCCTCCAATGATAACGGTATGCCCAAAATGTCCTTTATGAGCATCTAACTCTCTTTTTTTGATTATTGGAAGATTATCTTTATCTATTAAAAATAAATTTGGAGTTGTTTTTGTAACGGCATTATCCGGTATGGATATATCAGTGACATATATTGTGCCACAATACTTTCTAGAGGGGTACATTGTGTGAACAATCTTTGGTCTACAAAAGGTTATTGTATAATCAGCATAGATATGTTCTCCTATAATGCTTGATGTGTTTCCTGATAGTCCACTTGGAATATCAATGGATATTATAGTTGCTTTGCTTTGATTGATTTTTTCTATAATAATTTTATAAAAGCCTTCAGCTGGTCTTGATAAACCAGTACCAAAAATTCCATCAAATATAATATCATATTCGAAAAAATTGACATTTGAAATGCTTGATTCATTAAGATGTATTAGCTTTGATGGTTGATGGGTTAAATATTTGTAATAATGTAGTGGATTACCTTTAAGTTCATCTTTTTTTGCTAATATATATATTGTTGTATTATAGCCATATTCTATTAAATATCTACTTAGAGCTAAACCATCCCCACCGTTATTTCCCTTTCCAATAATCAAGGCGATATTTTTATTTGTTGGAATTTCTAGTGATTGAAAAACTTGGAACAATGATTTTGCAGCATTTTCCATCAAAACAATTGAAGGCAATTCGAATTCCTCAATTGTGATTTTATCTGCTTGAGCCATTTGTTCGTTTGTTAAAATCTCCATAGAATAGCCTCCTTTATCTTTTTTTACTTTGAAATAAATCTTTTTTTCTTTGTAAATCTTATTCTAATTTGATTTATCTTATAATTAATTTAGATATTTTTAAACAGCAATTTTGGTGGTAGTTAAATATATAATTTTTCTGAATTGATCAAAAGAGGTATACCTATTTTAGTGTTAAATATTTTCTATATTTTCAGCTTTTTTTGCTTCATCTATCAACATTATTGGTATATCTTCTTTTATCTCATATAGGAGTTTACATTTTTCACAAACAACATAATCTTTGTTTTTAGACAATCTTATTTTACCTTTGCATTTAGGACAAACCAATATCTCCAACAAATCATTTGATATAGCCATTTTTAACCTCTTTTTATGTAATATATATAATTTATCCTATAGCAGAAATGGTGAAATTGCAATGTTTTATATATTATGTTATACTAAATTAACTGTTTTTAAGCTAATATTAAGGCTGTAATAATTGAAAAAACTATATTATTCATTGAGTGATTATTTAAAAGATAAATTTGGAGAAAAAGCATATAAGATATCAGTTGATGCAGGTTTTAGCTGTCCTAATAGGGATGGGTCAAAAGGGTATGGTGGATGTATTTATTGTAATAGTGATGCTTATGTTTTTACTAAAGGTGTTGATATAGAAACGCAGGTATTAAATGGTATAAAAAGGTTAAAAGAAAAGGGTATAAATAAATATATTATCTATTTCCA from Deferribacterota bacterium includes:
- the tsaE gene encoding tRNA (adenosine(37)-N6)-threonylcarbamoyltransferase complex ATPase subunit type 1 TsaE, coding for MKLHYISENIEDTKKIVSKLFNRIIDKKNLLYGELGSGKTTLVKHFAELAGLKNSVTSPTFNILQTYKCKLTTIYHFDLYRIDSIAELEEIGFFEYAFIDNATIFIEWANKFNLEEIFDCINKIYLYILETNRRKIEVYTNDFNT
- a CDS encoding NAD(P)H-hydrate dehydratase, giving the protein MEILTNEQMAQADKITIEEFELPSIVLMENAAKSLFQVFQSLEIPTNKNIALIIGKGNNGGDGLALSRYLIEYGYNTTIYILAKKDELKGNPLHYYKYLTHQPSKLIHLNESSISNVNFFEYDIIFDGIFGTGLSRPAEGFYKIIIEKINQSKATIISIDIPSGLSGNTSSIIGEHIYADYTITFCRPKIVHTMYPSRKYCGTIYVTDISIPDNAVTKTTPNLFLIDKDNLPIIKKRELDAHKGHFGHTVIIGGSLGKTGAAILASMSASRIGAGLTTCVIPKKLNKIIKSTLIEQMSFPVGNKDYFTKEEAQEVINFISDKSVVAIGPGIGRNENTGNFVKEIIKNSNKPLVIDADGLNLLDKEILKDGYLRNRAILTPHIGEFSRLIKKTKDNILSNKVELAQDFATRYQLILVLKSADTLIATPDGTCYINIEGSPSLSKGGSGDCLTGMIAGFISQGYSLKDSAILSTFIMGKTAKYLSSKYNENTILTKDIINNLWVILNEITLYQREYRGYKKDSIKVI
- a CDS encoding Trm112 family protein, with the translated sequence MAISNDLLEILVCPKCKGKIRLSKNKDYVVCEKCKLLYEIKEDIPIMLIDEAKKAENIENI